One Desmodus rotundus isolate HL8 chromosome 4, HLdesRot8A.1, whole genome shotgun sequence DNA segment encodes these proteins:
- the PRLHR gene encoding prolactin-releasing peptide receptor — translation MASLPTRGPPVPDLFSGLPPVASTPANQSAEASAGNGSVAGPGSQAVTPFQSLQLVHQLKGLIVLLYSIVVVVGLVGNCLLVLVIARVRRLHNVTNFLIGNLALSDVLMCTACVPLTLAYAFEPRGWVFGGGLCHLVFFLQPVTVYVSVFTLTTIAVDRYVVLVHPLRRRISLRFSACAVLAIWALSAVLALPAALHTYHIEIKPHRVRLCEEFWGSQERQRQLYAWGLLFVTYLLPLLVILLSYVRVSVKLRNRVVPGSVTQNQANWDRARRRRTFCLLVVVVVVFAICWLPLHVFNLLRDLDPRAIDPYAFGLVQLLCHWLAMSSACYNPFIYAWLHDSFREELRKLLLAWPRKIKIAPHGQNVTVSVVI, via the coding sequence ATGGCCTCACTGCCGACTCGGGGGCCCCCAGTCCCTGACTTATTTTCTGGACTGCCACCGGTGGCCTCAACTCCGGCCAACCAGAGCGCAGAGGCCTCGGCGGGCAATGGGTCGGTGGCTGGCCCAGGCTCTCAGGCTGTCACGCCGTTCCAGAGTCTGCAGCTGGTGCATCAGCTGAAGGGGCTGATCGTGCTGCTCTACAGCATCGTGGTGGTCGTGGGGCTGGTGGGCAACTGCCTGCTGGTGCTGGTGATCGCTCGGGTGCGCCGGCTGCACAACGTGACCAACTTCCTCATCGGCAACCTGGCCTTGTCGGACGTGCTCATGTGCACCGCCTGCGTGCCGCTCACACTGGCCTACGCCTTCGAGCCCCGCGGCTGGGTGTTCGGCGGCGGCCTCTGCCACCTGGTCTTCTTCCTGCAGCCCGTCACCGTCTACGTGTCGGTGTTCACGCTCACCACCATCGCAGTGGACCGCTACGTCGTGCTGGTGCACCCGCTGCGCCGCCGCATCTCGCTGCGCTTCAGCGCGTGCGCTGTGCTGGCCATCTGGGCGCTGTCCGCGGTGCTGGCGCTGCCCGCCGCCTTGCACACCTACCATATAGAGATCAAGCCGCACCGCGTGCGCCTCTGCGAGGAGTTCTGGGGGTCCCAGGAGCGCCAGCGCCAACTTTACGCTTGGGGGCTTTTGTTCGTCACCTACCTGCTTCCCCTGCTGGTCATCCTCCTGTCCTATGTCCGAGTATCGGTGAAGCTCCGGAACCGCGTGGTGCCGGGCAGCGTGACCCAGAACCAGGCCAACTGGGACCGCGCGCGGCGCCGACGCACCTTCTGCCTCTTGGTGGTGGTTGTGGTCGTGTTCGCCATCTGCTGGTTGCCGCTCCACGTCTTCAACCTGCTGCGGGACCTCGACCCCCGAGCCATTGACCCCTATGCCTTCGGGTTAGTGCAGCTGCTCTGCCACTGGCTCGCCATGAGCTCCGCCTGCTACAACCCCTTCATCTACGCCTGGCTGCACGACAGCTTCCGTGAGGAGCTGCGCAAGCTGTTGCTCGCCTGGCCCCGTAAGATTAAGATCGCGCCGCACGGCCAGAACGTGACTGTCAGCGTGGTCATCTGA